The Cucurbita pepo subsp. pepo cultivar mu-cu-16 chromosome LG15, ASM280686v2, whole genome shotgun sequence genome contains the following window.
ttctccttaatTCGAGTTCCCTCCGTAGCCTATTTATTCTATTACCTGAACTattcttgaacaaggtaaaactcattcacctatttattcttttctttctttcactgtaaactGGGAATCTTAGCTGTTCGGGAGGTAATCAAAGCCTATTCAATCACCCGACATGAAGGAGTTTACAGTTCAGTCAGGGAGAAAGAGTAAATGAACAAGATAAGGTCATATCAGTTCACAATCACTTCTAAtagattttatcttttattggGTCAATCTTCTTTCTCTTGGAAGTTTTACGGCTTGTTTCCATATGGCCTCTTCGTTTTGAGACATTATCACTTTGGAGTGGTTTATCCaggaaagaagaatgaatgaaTAGTCCAGGGGTTCGCTTTCGTCTTGACTACTTCCTAACAACCTGACGAAGAAGAAATAGATAGGTAGGTTCCAGATTGAATGAATAAGGTAAATAGCTGAAAGGGGGATTCAGCCCTGTAGGAACCATACCATATAAACCATAACCATATCATAGATGAATAAATATCAgaaaagatgaatgagactgaacaatgtttgattgaagaagagaatgaaagaagaagaagaagatattccTTGACCCGagagtaaatgaatgaaatccaGTAAacgaagagaaagaaagaggtgAGGGTTCAAtagctaattcatttactcgactgtaaagTTCAGGCAAGGTCATATCGGTTCGTTCAGTCTCTTtcctctcattcatcttgtcTTCGTCTTCTTTAGCTTCTGGCTCAGTAGcgaagggaagaaagaaataggagGAGTTCAGGggaaggcaatggaattgcttTACCTCCTTCCAGTCTTATCGGTTCAGTAGCtaattcattttctctttctttcactgtaaagTCTCATTAATCTTGTGGGCTGGTTGAACTCTCTTTGCTTTCCTCTCCCCGATTTCCGGGAAGGGGGATTGATTGGTTGGATGTGCCTAAATAACGCAAAACCTTCTAAAAGGCCTAGCATTCATAAATGTGAACTAGTCAGAGTTCATGGATGGAAAGTGAGAAGCCATTCCTTGTATGGATTTGCATTCGAAGGGTCTCCTCCTTATTAACTTATTAATGTGTTCGAAGCCGGGACTCTGAGTGACTTTCGTATACAAAGGAAAGGTCGGTGTAAAAAACTGACTAAGTCCTCAAGCAGTAAACTCCTCTTTCGAAGCAGATGCATCCAAGACTACTACTTCTGACTCCCCTATGACGGATTTCCTGCTTCGCTTGATTGAACTcggtctcttctcttttctttcccttctccTATTTCTGGAGGTAAAGCTGCTAATTTATTGACTCCCCTTGTACTATTTGAATTTGACAGCTAGCAAAGGCTTAGGATTCTCTgagactttttcttttgtattgtAATGTCTCGTACAAGACTAATTTCTCCTTAGGCTTTCCTAGTTTTGTAGGATTAGAGGTATGGCATACGGgatataagaaaatgaaaggctGGAAACAAAGTTGGAGATGAGCGCTAGCCAATGGTTAATACTCAACTGAAGAAAGCACCTTAGCAATTACCTTGATAACATTTATTACATGCATTCTTAGTTACGTGTATTGGGTACATACATGAATTGTGTTTAATTAGGTGTATggtttttaaatcataaatggTAGTGGGGAATGTCCCGATTTGCCTCTAGATACATATTTTGGGTGGAAGATGTAGAAAAACAATTTAGCTTCATTTTCTAATAATACAAAGAGTTCTACCAAATTTCTCTGTTGTCACTAACAACCAGTAACGATTCCTCTAACGTGACTACACAAAGCTTTGGCTGCTCCATTCTTGTAACTCAGCTTTACATCTTCCAACCTTATTCCTACGCATGGAAACTTTGGACTACAATCGAATGTCATGGCGAATTTAGTGGCTGTTGTCCCACGAATGTCTTGATATGTCACATCACTAACTTTAATTCCCGAAGCCTATTCAATTAGAAGaaccaaaaatgaaattttatgtttaaacataatgtttttcttttaatgcaTACAAATATTGAAATGTACCTGGCCCGGACAATCTTTATTGTGAGGACAGTAATTTTGATCGATTATGATGGGATTCTTGACATTAGTCATCTTGAGATGTTGAAAACGAATGTTTCTTGCAAACCCACTGCTTGGCCTTCCCCAACTTTTTATTCTCACTCCATTTTGAGTGTTCATAAATCTACAAGATTTTACTGTCACGTTTTGAACTCCATCCTCCTTCAACGCCTTTCCTAAACTCCCGATGCTGCATCATCCAATAAAATAGTGAGTGTTAAAAGAGATCTAGCAATCTTTTTAAGATACATAGGCTACTTCTCTCCTCGTCaattggttttgtttttcaagtaaaaaaaaacttaacaaGTACCTAATTCCATGGCCAGGGCCACAAGCAACATTCTCAATCCACAAGTTGGAGGTGCCGGGGCCTATTGAGATGCAATCGTCACCGGTGCTGATATCTGAATTGAGAATGGTGACATGAGATGATAGGCCTACGTGAATACCATCCGTGTTGGGACTATTACCAGAAGCGGAGACCTTTAGTCCTTCCATTTTCACATCGTGGCATTCATTGACTACTATGTGAAAAATGTGGCTATTTAATGAGGTTAATCCACTTATCATAATGTTTTTGGAATTGGTAAATTCCAACGACTGCACATACACAAAACAAAGTATATGATACTTAtaagctttttaaaaaaataaaggaatttAATTACAGCTCTAAAGAATGAGTATACCGTGGCTCCACGAGGGCAGGTTTTGGCAGTACGTTTGCAAGCCCACAAGCCAGCTCCTTGACCATCAAGAGTACCACCAAAGATGGAAACTCCATTAACAAGGTGAAAAATGATCCAATTTGGAGAGTTGGCATT
Protein-coding sequences here:
- the LOC111776385 gene encoding polygalacturonase-like, which encodes MDPRTTSFLLSLLLIIFFNSPFAASETFNVVNFGAKPDAKTDSSKAFQAAWARACTSSTSASIYVPNGRFYLRHATFNGPCINDAIDIHIDGTLVAPSDFHVNANSPNWIIFHLVNGVSIFGGTLDGQGAGLWACKRTAKTCPRGATSLEFTNSKNIMISGLTSLNSHIFHIVVNECHDVKMEGLKVSASGNSPNTDGIHVGLSSHVTILNSDISTGDDCISIGPGTSNLWIENVACGPGHGISIGSLGKALKEDGVQNVTVKSCRFMNTQNGVRIKSWGRPSSGFARNIRFQHLKMTNVKNPIIIDQNYCPHNKDCPGQASGIKVSDVTYQDIRGTTATKFAMTFDCSPKFPCVGIRLEDVKLSYKNGAAKALCSHVRGIVTGC